One window from the genome of Spiractinospora alimapuensis encodes:
- a CDS encoding proline racemase family protein, which produces MRAGRYFSAVDSHTEGMPTRVVTGGVGPVPGATMAERRTYFMEHLDHIRELLVNEPRGHAAMSGAILQPPSRPDADWGVIYIEVSGCLPMCGHGTIGVATVLVETGMVEVTEPVTEVRLDTPAGLVTARVSVTDGRAESVTIRNVASFSVAHDATVRVPGIGDVRYDMAYGGNFYAIVPIEDLGIPFDKAEKDRMATAGLAIMDAINAQNRPVHPIDPTIAGCKHVQLTASGGTGADARNAMVIHPGWFDRSPCGTGTSARMAQLHSRGELAVGQDFVNQSLLGTSFTGRLLEETDVGGLPAVVPTVTGRAWITAMGQYLLDPDDPFPRGFTL; this is translated from the coding sequence ATGCGTGCCGGGCGCTACTTCTCCGCGGTCGACTCCCACACCGAGGGGATGCCAACCCGAGTCGTGACCGGCGGCGTCGGACCCGTCCCCGGCGCCACGATGGCGGAGCGTCGTACCTACTTCATGGAGCACCTGGACCATATCCGGGAACTCCTGGTCAACGAGCCGCGCGGCCACGCCGCGATGAGCGGCGCGATCCTGCAGCCGCCCTCCCGCCCGGACGCCGACTGGGGCGTCATCTACATCGAGGTCTCGGGCTGTCTGCCGATGTGCGGCCACGGCACGATCGGTGTCGCCACGGTCCTGGTCGAGACGGGCATGGTCGAGGTGACCGAACCCGTCACCGAGGTCCGGCTCGACACACCGGCGGGACTGGTCACCGCGCGCGTCTCGGTGACCGACGGGCGGGCCGAGTCGGTGACCATCCGCAACGTGGCGTCGTTCTCGGTGGCTCACGACGCCACCGTGCGCGTTCCCGGTATCGGTGACGTCCGCTACGACATGGCCTACGGAGGCAACTTCTACGCCATCGTGCCGATCGAGGACCTCGGGATCCCGTTCGACAAGGCGGAGAAGGATCGGATGGCGACCGCTGGACTGGCCATCATGGACGCCATCAACGCCCAGAACCGGCCCGTGCACCCGATCGATCCCACCATCGCCGGCTGTAAGCACGTCCAGCTCACCGCCTCCGGCGGGACGGGCGCCGACGCGCGCAACGCGATGGTCATCCACCCCGGATGGTTCGATCGGTCACCCTGCGGCACCGGGACCAGCGCGCGCATGGCCCAGCTCCACTCCCGCGGTGAGCTCGCGGTGGGACAGGACTTCGTCAACCAATCGCTGCTGGGCACCAGCTTCACCGGCCGCCTGCTCGAGGAGACCGACGTCGGTGGGCTCCCCGCCGTGGTGCCGACCGTCACCGGCCGTGCCTGGATCACCGCCATGGGCCAGTACCTACTCGACCCCGACGACCCGTTCCCGCGCGGCTTCACCCTCTGA
- a CDS encoding dihydrodipicolinate synthase family protein — translation MTKERLEGVVVATALPYAEDDSAPAGLRVDLDRYAEHCRWLIDNGCRGVGPNGSLGEYSSLTDEERRAVARTAIDTVGDDGVVVVGVHGAGAHQARAWAEKAAEDGADGVLCLPPTMYRANDADVVHHFEQVAAVGLPVMIYNNPLDTKVDLTPRLVAEIAAIDNIVSVKEFTGDVRRVLELRERAPELAVIAGADDVALEALLMGATGWFAGFPNVFPAESLRLYDLARSGKLDEARALYEPLVAAFRWDSRTEFVQAIKHGMEMVGRFGGPCRPPRGPLPAHQLAELEADMRRAIDHLAANPAGS, via the coding sequence ATGACGAAAGAGAGACTCGAGGGAGTCGTCGTCGCCACCGCGCTGCCCTACGCCGAGGACGACTCGGCCCCCGCCGGACTCCGCGTCGACCTGGACCGCTACGCGGAACACTGCCGCTGGCTCATCGACAACGGCTGTCGTGGTGTCGGACCCAACGGATCCCTCGGCGAGTACTCGTCCCTGACCGACGAGGAGCGACGCGCCGTCGCGCGCACCGCCATCGACACGGTCGGCGACGACGGAGTCGTCGTGGTCGGAGTACACGGCGCCGGTGCCCACCAGGCCCGTGCGTGGGCGGAGAAGGCCGCGGAGGACGGCGCCGACGGGGTGCTCTGCCTCCCACCCACGATGTACCGGGCGAACGACGCCGACGTGGTGCACCACTTCGAACAGGTCGCCGCGGTCGGCCTCCCCGTCATGATCTACAACAATCCCCTCGACACGAAGGTCGACCTCACACCCCGGCTCGTGGCCGAGATCGCCGCGATCGACAACATCGTGTCCGTCAAGGAATTCACCGGGGACGTGCGCCGCGTCCTGGAACTGCGGGAACGCGCCCCCGAACTCGCCGTCATCGCCGGCGCCGACGACGTCGCCCTGGAAGCGCTCCTCATGGGCGCCACCGGATGGTTCGCCGGTTTCCCCAACGTCTTCCCGGCCGAGTCCCTTCGGCTGTACGACCTCGCCCGGTCCGGCAAGCTGGACGAGGCCCGCGCCCTCTACGAGCCGCTGGTCGCCGCGTTCCGCTGGGACTCGAGGACAGAATTCGTCCAGGCCATCAAGCACGGGATGGAGATGGTCGGTCGTTTCGGCGGCCCCTGCCGTCCCCCGCGCGGCCCCCTCCCGGCCCACCAGCTCGCCGAGCTGGAAGCCGACATGCGCCGCGCCATCGACCACCTCGCCGCGAACCCGGCGGGTTCCTGA
- a CDS encoding aspartate/glutamate racemase family protein, whose protein sequence is MKHVGILAHSVPGAAMCFRHYCETAMAELGDHNHPDVTMDCVAMGQSMPAWETGDYDTVRDILARSVDRLAAAGADFFLCPDNTAHLALERPGVDLALPGLHIAEVVARTAKAAGYNRVGVLGTRWTMEAGLYPRVLTEHGISAGIPDAESRALIQERTFGELTHGVFTEETRAEFVTVIRRLAAEGCDAVALVCTEFPLLVPPAESPIPTLESTTLVAEAAADVALDREPLPTWRGGPPDR, encoded by the coding sequence GTGAAGCACGTAGGAATCCTGGCGCACAGCGTGCCCGGGGCCGCGATGTGTTTTCGTCACTACTGCGAGACGGCGATGGCGGAACTCGGGGACCACAACCACCCCGACGTCACCATGGACTGCGTCGCCATGGGCCAGAGCATGCCCGCCTGGGAGACGGGCGACTACGACACCGTGCGCGACATCCTGGCCCGCAGCGTGGACCGGCTGGCCGCGGCGGGAGCCGACTTCTTCCTCTGCCCGGACAACACCGCGCACCTCGCCCTGGAACGTCCCGGTGTGGACCTCGCGCTCCCCGGGCTGCACATCGCCGAGGTCGTGGCCCGCACCGCGAAGGCCGCCGGCTACAACCGTGTGGGCGTCCTGGGCACCCGGTGGACGATGGAGGCCGGCCTCTATCCGCGGGTTCTCACCGAGCACGGCATCTCGGCCGGGATCCCCGACGCCGAGAGCCGCGCCCTCATCCAGGAGCGGACGTTCGGCGAGCTGACCCACGGGGTGTTCACGGAGGAGACCCGTGCCGAGTTCGTGACGGTCATCCGACGGCTCGCCGCGGAGGGCTGCGACGCCGTCGCCCTCGTCTGCACGGAGTTCCCACTCCTGGTGCCGCCAGCCGAGTCCCCCATCCCGACCCTGGAGTCCACCACGCTGGTGGCCGAGGCCGCCGCCGACGTCGCGCTGGACCGGGAACCGTTGCCCACCTGGCGCGGGGGCCCACCCGATCGGTGA
- a CDS encoding helix-turn-helix domain-containing protein yields MVRGQGGRVLAANLRVLRDRSGMSLSEVARRSGIAKGTLSQLESGSGNPTIETVFSLSNALQVPVSSLLSEREDPDVILVRSDEVEVLSSNAVDLRMLRRMDVTQRVLELYDQRVRPGERQYSDGHPGREHVVVTDGVLRVGPPDSPYELRAGDYVCYPADTPHIYETVGGPVTSVLMLEYPADAGPPTLGGSCPATGTTPTVVP; encoded by the coding sequence GTGGTCAGAGGACAGGGCGGTCGAGTCCTGGCCGCCAACCTACGGGTACTGCGGGACAGGTCGGGAATGTCGCTGTCCGAGGTCGCACGCAGATCCGGTATCGCCAAGGGCACCTTGTCGCAGTTGGAGTCGGGATCGGGCAACCCCACGATCGAGACCGTGTTCAGTTTGTCGAACGCCCTCCAGGTGCCGGTGTCGTCCCTGCTGAGCGAGCGGGAGGACCCCGACGTCATACTGGTCCGGTCCGACGAGGTGGAGGTCCTGAGCAGCAACGCCGTGGACCTCCGCATGCTGCGTCGCATGGACGTCACCCAACGGGTCCTGGAGCTCTACGACCAGCGGGTCCGTCCAGGAGAGCGGCAGTACTCCGACGGCCACCCGGGACGGGAGCACGTCGTGGTCACCGACGGGGTCCTGCGCGTCGGCCCGCCCGACTCCCCCTACGAGCTACGGGCGGGCGACTACGTCTGCTATCCGGCCGACACACCGCACATCTACGAGACTGTCGGTGGCCCGGTCACTTCGGTGCTCATGTTGGAGTATCCGGCCGACGCGGGACCGCCGACCCTCGGCGGTTCCTGCCCCGCCACAGGAACCACCCCGACCGTCGTGCCCTGA
- a CDS encoding UBP-type zinc finger domain-containing protein — MSTGNDMPESIDPAAPPSGAGCQECLAADGWWFHLRRCAACGHVGCCDSSPSQHATRHQRDTGHPVVQSFEPGEEWFFDYRSGQLSDGPPLAPPTAHPSDQPVPGPAGRVPPNWMSLIR, encoded by the coding sequence ATGAGCACTGGAAACGACATGCCGGAGTCGATCGACCCCGCGGCGCCGCCCAGTGGGGCCGGGTGCCAGGAGTGCCTCGCGGCCGACGGATGGTGGTTCCACCTCCGTCGGTGCGCCGCCTGTGGCCACGTGGGCTGCTGCGACTCGTCGCCATCCCAGCACGCCACTCGGCACCAGCGGGACACCGGGCATCCCGTCGTCCAGAGCTTCGAACCCGGCGAGGAGTGGTTCTTCGACTACCGCTCCGGCCAACTCAGTGACGGTCCGCCACTCGCGCCGCCCACCGCCCACCCGTCCGACCAGCCAGTCCCCGGCCCGGCCGGCCGGGTACCGCCCAACTGGATGAGCCTCATCCGCTAG
- a CDS encoding saccharopine dehydrogenase family protein produces the protein MSRIVVAGGSGVLGVLVGREVGRRRPDWKLVVGDHRPDRGAATAKLLDAETTTLDATDPASVRTAITGADAVIVALGQREPLVQDVCLELGVPCVDVTASGAMTTAVAALDERARAAAVASVSMAGLFPGLSGLLAVKTASRLDEVDHVDVSLLQNTNANVGRSGVVDMLGIISSPVESRGHTEPGFRLRSPETRRLRLIDHAERRALAVEADLARTSYWTGWNSAPFTALVATMVRVGALPALAPRLAGFVRHDPSRPEEVRLSVRAHGTRSGADTRVRLGLTAESDYGATAAVAVALADLTLGGGLKGAGTPLSFTTFDALVARMGPNTVTVWDED, from the coding sequence ATGTCGCGAATCGTGGTGGCTGGTGGTTCCGGTGTTCTCGGCGTGCTGGTCGGGCGCGAGGTGGGGCGGCGCCGTCCCGACTGGAAGCTCGTGGTCGGTGATCACCGCCCGGACCGGGGCGCTGCCACCGCGAAACTCCTGGACGCCGAGACCACCACACTGGACGCCACGGATCCGGCCAGTGTCCGCACCGCGATCACCGGTGCTGACGCGGTGATCGTCGCGCTGGGGCAGCGGGAGCCGCTCGTCCAGGACGTGTGTCTGGAGCTCGGCGTTCCCTGCGTGGACGTGACCGCGAGCGGCGCGATGACGACCGCGGTGGCCGCGTTGGACGAGCGGGCCCGCGCCGCGGCGGTCGCCTCCGTCTCCATGGCGGGTCTCTTCCCCGGCCTGTCAGGGTTACTCGCGGTCAAGACCGCCTCCCGACTCGACGAGGTCGACCACGTGGACGTGTCCCTACTCCAGAACACCAACGCGAACGTGGGCCGCTCCGGGGTCGTGGACATGCTCGGCATCATCTCTTCGCCGGTGGAGTCGCGGGGCCACACGGAGCCGGGTTTTCGACTCCGCTCGCCGGAGACGCGGCGGCTCCGCCTCATCGACCACGCCGAGCGGCGGGCACTCGCGGTCGAGGCCGACCTGGCGCGCACCTCCTACTGGACGGGCTGGAACAGCGCGCCGTTCACGGCGTTGGTCGCCACCATGGTGCGCGTCGGCGCCCTGCCGGCGCTCGCGCCGCGCCTGGCCGGCTTCGTGCGGCATGACCCCTCGCGGCCGGAAGAGGTTCGGCTCTCGGTCCGGGCGCACGGCACCCGGAGCGGCGCGGACACGAGGGTGCGGCTCGGGCTCACCGCCGAGTCCGACTACGGAGCCACGGCCGCCGTGGCCGTCGCTCTGGCCGATCTCACCCTCGGAGGCGGCCTCAAGGGCGCGGGAACACCGTTGTCCTTCACCACTTTCGACGCGCTGGTCGCCCGGATGGGCCCTAACACCGTCACCGTGTGGGACGAGGACTGA
- a CDS encoding PhoX family protein — protein MRTDSDDVSSNRSGNPPFQRVLAERFSRRGVLRGGTLAAAGFLLGGVAPNLARAASGEAGPLLGFSAVPLSAEDTVVVPDGYTATVFVPWGHPIRSDGPEWKADASNTAEEAARQFGSHHDGMHFFPLGQGPQASRNGLLVLNHEYVDQALLLSDGDEEMTQEKVDKGTATHGVSIVEVELVDGEWRIVDSDYNRRVTATTPVEFSGPVTADHPALAALDPQPRGTINNCSHGVTPWNTYLACEENFNNYFGTTDDSWEPTPEQDRYGIDDTGFGYKWFEVDQRFDIATNSEEANRFGWVVEIDPFDPDHVPVKRTALGRVKHEGAIVTEARGRVVVYTGDDQDGDYIYKFVGSRPWTELLATGRSPLDHGTLHVARFDDDGSGAWLPLTFGEGPLTTENGWTDQADVLLRARMAADALGATPMDRPEWIAVQPGTQDVYCSLTNGKAGEGEANPRSPNPYGHIIKWREDGHDNTATAFTWDIFLLAGDPAHDDAVDLDEDNMFGSPDGLWFDPQGRLWIQTDVSNSAQHDPDRGYDTIANNAMLAADPETGEVRRFLTGPRGAEISGVVTTPDQTTMFVNVQHPGEAVDMVGEPTPENPRAVSNWPDHAPDGRPRSATLVIRKDDGGVIGT, from the coding sequence GTGCGAACCGATTCCGACGACGTCAGTTCCAACCGGTCCGGGAACCCGCCCTTCCAACGCGTTCTCGCGGAACGGTTCTCCCGGCGCGGGGTGCTGCGCGGTGGGACCCTCGCCGCGGCCGGTTTCCTGTTGGGCGGCGTGGCGCCGAACCTGGCCCGGGCCGCGAGTGGGGAAGCGGGGCCCCTGCTCGGTTTCTCCGCCGTTCCACTCAGTGCCGAGGACACGGTGGTCGTACCCGACGGCTACACCGCGACCGTGTTCGTGCCCTGGGGTCATCCGATCCGGTCTGATGGTCCGGAGTGGAAGGCCGACGCCTCCAACACCGCGGAGGAGGCCGCGCGACAGTTCGGCTCGCACCACGACGGGATGCACTTCTTCCCGCTCGGCCAGGGGCCCCAGGCAAGCCGCAACGGCCTGCTGGTCCTGAACCACGAGTACGTCGACCAGGCGCTCCTCCTCAGTGACGGGGACGAGGAGATGACCCAGGAGAAGGTCGACAAGGGCACGGCCACCCACGGCGTCAGCATTGTCGAGGTTGAGCTGGTGGACGGTGAGTGGCGGATCGTCGACTCCGACTACAACCGCCGGGTCACCGCGACCACGCCGGTCGAGTTCTCCGGGCCGGTCACGGCCGACCACCCGGCCCTCGCCGCGCTCGACCCCCAACCCCGCGGCACGATCAACAACTGCTCCCACGGCGTGACGCCCTGGAACACCTACCTCGCCTGCGAGGAGAACTTCAACAACTACTTCGGCACCACCGACGACTCCTGGGAGCCCACCCCGGAGCAGGACAGGTACGGCATCGACGACACCGGGTTCGGCTACAAGTGGTTCGAGGTCGACCAACGTTTCGACATCGCGACCAACTCCGAGGAAGCCAACAGATTCGGCTGGGTCGTCGAGATCGACCCGTTCGACCCCGACCACGTACCGGTCAAGCGCACCGCCCTGGGACGGGTGAAGCACGAGGGCGCGATCGTGACAGAAGCCCGGGGGAGGGTCGTCGTCTACACCGGGGACGACCAGGACGGCGACTACATCTACAAGTTCGTCGGGTCCCGGCCGTGGACGGAGCTGCTCGCCACCGGCAGGAGTCCCCTCGACCACGGCACCCTGCACGTGGCCCGCTTCGACGACGACGGCAGTGGCGCCTGGCTCCCGCTGACCTTCGGCGAAGGACCGCTCACCACCGAGAACGGATGGACGGACCAGGCCGACGTGCTGCTGCGGGCACGAATGGCGGCCGACGCCCTCGGCGCCACACCGATGGACCGACCCGAGTGGATCGCGGTCCAGCCCGGGACCCAGGACGTGTACTGCAGCCTCACCAACGGCAAGGCGGGGGAGGGGGAAGCCAACCCGCGGTCACCCAACCCCTACGGCCACATCATCAAGTGGCGTGAGGACGGCCACGACAACACCGCGACCGCCTTCACCTGGGACATCTTCCTACTCGCGGGTGACCCCGCCCACGACGACGCGGTGGACCTCGACGAGGACAACATGTTCGGCTCCCCGGACGGCCTCTGGTTCGATCCCCAGGGTCGTCTGTGGATCCAGACCGACGTCTCCAACTCCGCCCAACACGATCCGGACCGTGGCTACGACACCATCGCCAACAACGCGATGCTCGCCGCCGACCCCGAGACGGGCGAGGTCCGCCGGTTCCTCACCGGGCCCCGCGGTGCCGAGATCTCCGGGGTCGTCACCACACCGGACCAGACCACCATGTTCGTCAACGTCCAGCATCCAGGGGAGGCGGTGGACATGGTGGGAGAGCCGACGCCGGAGAACCCGCGGGCCGTGAGCAACTGGCCTGACCACGCACCCGACGGGCGACCTCGTTCGGCGACGCTCGTCATCCGCAAGGATGACGGAGGGGTCATCGGCACCTGA
- a CDS encoding sulfite exporter TauE/SafE family protein translates to MESVPLLDVSPAVVEATVVGFAVLAGALLQRVTGMGFALVSAPFLVLMVGPASGVILVHLCSLGTAGTILILVRRDIDWVRALALFAPACVGTVCGALIVGVTSVPVLQVAVGVLVVVSLSVPVLVTRLRVRPRLRYVLTSGYFSGLMGSTAGLAGPALSVLAVTTRWNPRAFAATMQPFFLLLAVFTIGTYLVLDPASVPTLSIPMWVVIASACVVGIVVGEFAARRLPLRAARAALITIALLGGVVTTIRGITAL, encoded by the coding sequence ATGGAGTCCGTTCCACTGCTGGACGTATCACCCGCCGTCGTCGAGGCGACCGTCGTCGGATTCGCCGTATTGGCCGGGGCACTGCTGCAACGGGTCACCGGGATGGGGTTCGCCCTCGTCTCCGCGCCCTTCCTCGTCCTGATGGTCGGGCCCGCGTCCGGTGTGATCCTGGTCCACCTGTGCTCGCTCGGAACCGCCGGAACGATCCTGATTCTGGTTCGTCGGGACATCGACTGGGTTCGAGCCCTGGCGCTGTTCGCGCCGGCGTGTGTCGGAACGGTCTGTGGGGCTCTCATCGTTGGCGTCACCTCGGTGCCGGTACTCCAAGTGGCCGTGGGAGTTCTGGTCGTGGTGTCCCTGTCGGTTCCGGTGCTCGTCACGCGACTGCGCGTGCGCCCGCGGTTGCGTTATGTCCTGACCTCTGGGTACTTCAGCGGACTGATGGGATCCACGGCCGGACTGGCTGGACCGGCCCTCTCCGTGCTCGCCGTGACGACCCGCTGGAACCCGCGCGCCTTCGCCGCCACGATGCAGCCCTTCTTCCTCCTGCTCGCGGTGTTCACCATCGGCACCTATCTCGTGCTCGACCCCGCCAGCGTGCCCACGCTGAGCATCCCCATGTGGGTGGTGATCGCGTCCGCGTGCGTGGTCGGCATCGTCGTCGGCGAGTTCGCGGCCCGCCGCCTCCCCCTCCGAGCGGCCCGCGCCGCCCTGATCACGATCGCGCTCCTCGGCGGAGTCGTCACCACCATCAGGGGCATTACCGCCCTGTGA
- a CDS encoding VOC family protein produces the protein MEQRVSLVTLGVSDLPRSRAFYEALGWRGQEVEETVFFQAGGMALVLWSREKLARDAGLPNTPPSGFGGVVLAHNVRSDTEVDELLAAAAAAGGTVTSPAATNPIGFYVGTFTDPDGHPWEIAHNPGFPLAADGSVTIPDFGVT, from the coding sequence ATGGAACAACGCGTCAGTCTGGTCACGCTCGGGGTCAGCGACCTCCCCCGCTCCCGCGCCTTCTACGAGGCGCTGGGCTGGCGGGGCCAAGAGGTGGAGGAGACCGTCTTCTTCCAGGCGGGAGGGATGGCGCTCGTCCTGTGGAGCCGGGAGAAGCTCGCCCGCGACGCCGGCCTCCCAAACACTCCGCCCTCCGGATTCGGCGGCGTCGTTCTCGCGCACAACGTGCGTTCGGACACGGAGGTCGACGAGCTGCTGGCCGCGGCGGCGGCCGCCGGCGGCACCGTCACCAGTCCGGCGGCCACCAACCCCATCGGCTTCTACGTCGGAACCTTCACCGACCCCGACGGGCACCCCTGGGAGATCGCGCACAACCCGGGCTTCCCGCTCGCGGCGGACGGCTCCGTCACCATTCCCGACTTCGGAGTCACCTAG
- a CDS encoding MFS transporter: MNTTQNVSRTPGAVSFGIRLGALFGPSVFGVTAAGLALPEATVDLGVDAGTVTWVLTAHALALGIGIALFGRWSDAAGGRIVLTVGSGLLLVGTGICLWAPDLSVLVLGRLCLGAGSGAMSASALSLVGSVRPEDRATVLGVFGGAMALFAACATLAGGVVTDVASWRATVVLPALALLAVPGCWRLLRRDGSGRQVDLLGAATLTTAVACVVILLQEPALGLGVSTIVAVVAVGGAALLLLVFRTRRTSAGFVPRDLVRDRQYRGAALVGAGTYAGLFSVMFVVPQVLTDVHGWSVLTVGLALLPGAAAGAALSRTAGRYALGSGARTWAVTIATAYGVALLVVAPLSAVAVGLVLAASLGFAAFSVVQVVVTGLMTGYLAPEQRGGGLGLLNLTFFVGGAVGSATAGAVYAVAPLGVTIAVLAVFPLLGALGFLALYRPSRL, encoded by the coding sequence ATGAACACCACACAGAACGTGTCCCGAACCCCCGGTGCGGTCTCCTTCGGAATACGCCTCGGCGCCCTCTTCGGACCGTCGGTGTTCGGCGTCACCGCCGCCGGACTCGCACTGCCGGAGGCGACGGTGGACCTCGGGGTGGACGCCGGGACCGTCACCTGGGTCCTCACCGCCCACGCGCTCGCGTTGGGCATCGGAATCGCTCTCTTCGGGCGCTGGTCCGACGCGGCCGGAGGACGGATCGTGCTCACCGTCGGGTCGGGGCTGCTGCTCGTCGGGACGGGGATCTGTCTGTGGGCGCCGGACCTCTCCGTCCTCGTTCTCGGACGCCTGTGCCTCGGCGCTGGATCGGGCGCGATGTCCGCCTCCGCCCTGTCGCTCGTCGGTTCGGTTCGTCCAGAGGACCGCGCGACCGTCCTCGGCGTGTTCGGTGGCGCGATGGCCCTGTTCGCCGCATGTGCCACCCTGGCCGGCGGAGTGGTCACCGACGTCGCCTCGTGGCGAGCGACCGTGGTGCTGCCAGCACTGGCCCTGCTGGCCGTCCCCGGTTGCTGGCGACTGCTGCGACGTGACGGCTCGGGCCGGCAGGTCGATCTCCTCGGGGCGGCAACCCTGACCACGGCCGTCGCGTGCGTGGTGATCCTGCTGCAGGAACCCGCCCTGGGGCTGGGCGTGAGCACGATCGTCGCCGTGGTCGCCGTGGGTGGCGCCGCGCTGCTCCTGCTCGTGTTCCGCACTCGGCGAACTTCGGCGGGGTTCGTGCCGCGGGACCTCGTACGCGACCGTCAGTACCGTGGCGCGGCCCTCGTGGGCGCGGGCACCTACGCGGGCCTGTTCTCGGTCATGTTCGTCGTGCCGCAGGTCCTCACCGACGTTCATGGCTGGAGTGTGCTCACCGTCGGACTGGCGCTGTTGCCGGGCGCCGCGGCGGGCGCGGCCCTCTCCCGGACCGCTGGACGATACGCCCTCGGTAGTGGGGCCCGCACGTGGGCGGTCACGATCGCGACAGCGTACGGCGTGGCGCTGCTCGTGGTCGCACCTCTGTCCGCTGTCGCCGTTGGCCTCGTCCTCGCCGCCTCGCTGGGATTCGCCGCCTTTTCGGTGGTGCAGGTTGTGGTGACGGGACTCATGACGGGGTATCTGGCCCCCGAGCAGCGCGGCGGGGGGCTAGGGCTGCTCAACCTGACGTTCTTCGTCGGGGGCGCGGTGGGGTCCGCGACGGCGGGCGCGGTGTACGCGGTCGCGCCGCTCGGAGTGACGATCGCCGTGCTCGCGGTGTTTCCATTGCTGGGTGCGTTGGGATTCCTGGCGCTGTACCGTCCCTCCCGACTCTGA
- a CDS encoding LysR family transcriptional regulator, whose protein sequence is MELRQLRYFAAVAERGGFARAAEWLHVGQPAVSQQVRRLERELGVALFDRSTRHVRLTSAGTRLLPEARAVLATAERTTQVAAELAGISASTLRLATGAGPGDLFYALLEHARRHAPDVQVRLTKTSVDDRLTGVRHGSLDAALVRDQHERPDLELIPIWSDPLVVALPSTHPLAHAEAVDLADLGGLPLRLALRRNNVAFHRLVHEALARAGVAPPAGPLFTRLQDTLSDIAQSAPSWTLFYPVGPPPTIPGIAYFSLPDVHSTVQLAVRPGPPAAPLRGFVAACALWSRPD, encoded by the coding sequence GTGGAACTGCGACAGCTCCGTTACTTCGCGGCGGTCGCGGAGCGCGGTGGTTTCGCCCGGGCCGCGGAGTGGCTGCACGTGGGGCAGCCGGCAGTGAGCCAACAAGTTCGCCGCCTGGAACGGGAACTGGGTGTCGCGCTGTTCGATCGCTCTACGCGTCACGTCCGCCTGACGAGTGCGGGGACGCGTCTCCTCCCTGAGGCCCGTGCGGTCCTCGCCACCGCCGAACGCACCACGCAGGTGGCGGCCGAACTGGCGGGTATCTCCGCCTCCACTCTGCGCCTGGCAACGGGCGCCGGCCCCGGGGACCTGTTCTACGCCCTTCTCGAGCATGCGCGACGTCACGCCCCCGATGTCCAGGTGCGCCTGACCAAGACCTCGGTCGACGACCGCCTCACCGGCGTCCGTCACGGCTCCCTGGACGCGGCACTGGTTCGGGACCAGCATGAGCGACCCGACCTGGAGTTGATCCCCATTTGGTCGGACCCCCTCGTCGTCGCGCTGCCCTCCACCCACCCCCTCGCACACGCGGAGGCGGTCGACCTAGCCGATCTGGGCGGGCTTCCGCTGCGTCTGGCCCTACGGCGTAACAACGTCGCGTTCCACCGGCTCGTCCACGAGGCACTCGCCAGAGCCGGCGTCGCACCGCCCGCTGGTCCACTCTTCACCCGACTCCAGGACACGTTGTCGGACATCGCCCAGTCAGCTCCTTCGTGGACCCTCTTCTATCCGGTGGGCCCCCCACCGACCATCCCGGGGATCGCCTACTTCTCCCTTCCCGACGTGCACTCCACCGTCCAACTCGCCGTCCGACCGGGCCCGCCGGCCGCTCCGTTGCGCGGATTCGTGGCCGCCTGTGCCCTTTGGTCGCGGCCGGACTGA